The following are encoded together in the Mumia sp. Pv4-285 genome:
- a CDS encoding arylsulfatase, translated as MSPDRHARTMLPIPDRRAPGLTTYDAKDPDTAYPPIEPLLPPDGAPNVLVVLLDDVGFGAASVFGGPCETPTAERLATGGLRYNRFHTTALCAPTRQALLTGRNHHSVGMGSITETATSAPGNSSLRPNTKAPLATTLKLNGYSTAQFGKCHEVPVWQASPMGPFDAWPSGGGGFETFYGFIGGENNQWDPALYDGTTAIEPPKTAEEGYHLTEDLADHATSWIRQQKALMPDKPFFVYFAPGATHAPHHVPKEWADKYAGKFDDGWDVQRERTYARQQELGVVPADADLTARHDEITAWDDMPDELKPVLARQMEVYAGFLEHTDHQVGRLIDTLEELDILGDTLVYYIIGDNGASAEGTMNGAFNEMANFNGMAAIETPEFMVSKMDDLGTPDSYNHYSVGWAWAMNTPFQWTKQIASHWGGTRNGTIVHWPEGITDHGGLRSQFTHVIDVAPTILEAAGLPEPTMVNGVMQSPMEGTSMAYTFTDADADERHDLQYFEMFANRGIYHRGWSAVTKHRTPWVMVGGDLPAFDDDVWELYDGRTDFSQAHDLAAENPEKLATLQRLWLIEATKYDVIPLDDRTSERLEPTMAGRPTLIRGDSQLLFPGMGRLSENSVVSIKNRSYAVTAEVDVPENGAEGVIIAQGGRFGGWAVYAKDGRAKFAYNVLGIQQFAAVADTPIPAGRHQIRMEFAYDGGGLAKGGDVTLYYDGTVVGAGRVEATQPMVFSADETTDVGYESGTTVTSDYTSRQSRFTGTIHWVQLDAGSDDHDHYIDPEERLRVAMARQ; from the coding sequence ATGAGCCCTGACCGCCATGCCCGCACGATGCTCCCGATCCCGGACCGGCGGGCGCCCGGGCTGACGACGTACGACGCGAAGGACCCCGACACGGCGTACCCGCCGATCGAGCCCCTCCTTCCGCCGGACGGAGCGCCGAACGTCCTCGTCGTGCTGCTCGACGACGTCGGGTTCGGCGCCGCGAGCGTGTTCGGCGGCCCGTGCGAGACGCCGACCGCCGAACGGCTGGCCACCGGCGGGTTGCGCTACAACCGGTTCCACACCACCGCGCTCTGCGCCCCGACGCGCCAGGCGCTGCTCACCGGACGCAACCACCACTCGGTCGGCATGGGCAGCATCACCGAGACGGCGACGTCCGCACCGGGCAACAGCTCGCTGCGACCGAACACCAAGGCTCCGCTGGCGACGACGCTCAAGCTCAACGGCTACTCGACGGCGCAGTTCGGCAAGTGCCACGAGGTCCCGGTGTGGCAGGCGTCGCCGATGGGCCCGTTCGACGCCTGGCCCTCGGGGGGCGGCGGGTTTGAGACGTTCTACGGCTTCATCGGCGGTGAGAACAACCAGTGGGACCCTGCCCTGTACGACGGGACGACCGCGATCGAACCACCGAAGACCGCCGAGGAGGGCTACCACCTCACCGAGGACCTGGCCGACCATGCGACCAGCTGGATCCGCCAGCAGAAGGCCCTGATGCCGGACAAGCCGTTCTTCGTCTACTTCGCGCCCGGGGCGACCCACGCCCCGCACCACGTGCCGAAGGAGTGGGCCGACAAGTACGCGGGGAAGTTCGACGACGGCTGGGACGTCCAGCGCGAACGCACGTACGCCCGTCAGCAGGAGCTCGGCGTCGTCCCCGCCGACGCCGACCTGACGGCGCGCCACGACGAGATCACCGCCTGGGACGACATGCCGGACGAGCTCAAGCCCGTGCTGGCGCGTCAGATGGAGGTGTACGCCGGCTTCCTCGAGCACACGGACCACCAGGTCGGCCGGCTGATCGACACCCTCGAGGAGCTCGACATCCTCGGCGACACGCTCGTCTACTACATCATCGGCGACAACGGAGCGTCGGCCGAGGGCACGATGAACGGTGCCTTCAACGAGATGGCCAACTTCAACGGGATGGCGGCGATCGAGACGCCGGAGTTCATGGTCAGCAAGATGGACGACCTCGGCACACCCGACTCGTACAACCACTACTCCGTCGGCTGGGCCTGGGCGATGAACACGCCGTTCCAGTGGACGAAGCAGATCGCCTCCCACTGGGGCGGGACCCGCAACGGGACGATCGTCCACTGGCCCGAGGGCATCACGGACCACGGCGGCCTGCGGTCCCAGTTCACGCACGTCATCGACGTGGCGCCGACCATCCTCGAGGCGGCAGGGCTGCCCGAGCCGACCATGGTCAACGGCGTGATGCAGTCCCCGATGGAGGGGACCAGCATGGCGTACACGTTCACCGACGCCGACGCCGACGAGCGTCACGACCTCCAGTACTTCGAGATGTTCGCGAACCGCGGCATCTACCACCGGGGGTGGAGCGCGGTCACGAAGCACCGGACCCCATGGGTCATGGTCGGCGGAGACCTCCCTGCGTTCGACGACGACGTGTGGGAGCTGTACGACGGCCGTACCGACTTCAGCCAGGCACACGACCTGGCGGCGGAGAATCCGGAGAAGCTCGCCACGTTGCAGCGTCTGTGGTTGATCGAGGCCACGAAGTACGACGTGATCCCGCTCGACGACCGGACGTCGGAGCGCCTCGAGCCGACGATGGCCGGCCGGCCGACGCTGATCCGCGGCGACTCGCAGCTGTTGTTCCCGGGGATGGGGCGCCTGTCAGAGAACAGCGTCGTGAGCATCAAGAACAGGTCGTACGCCGTCACCGCGGAGGTGGACGTTCCCGAGAACGGCGCGGAGGGCGTGATCATCGCCCAGGGCGGTCGCTTCGGCGGCTGGGCCGTCTACGCGAAGGACGGGCGCGCGAAGTTCGCCTACAACGTCCTCGGCATCCAGCAGTTCGCTGCTGTGGCGGACACCCCGATCCCGGCGGGGCGCCACCAGATCAGGATGGAGTTCGCGTACGACGGTGGCGGGCTCGCGAAGGGCGGCGACGTCACGTTGTACTACGACGGCACGGTCGTCGGCGCCGGGCGGGTCGAAGCGACGCAGCCGATGGTCTTCTCCGCCGACGAGACCACCGACGTCGGTTACGAGTCGGGGACGACCGTGACTTCCGACTACACGTCACGTCAGAGCCGCTTCACGGGGACGATCCACTGGGTCCAGCTCGACGCGGGGAGCGACGACCACGACCACTACATCGATCCCGAGGAGCGTCTGCGGGTCGCGATGGCGCGTCAGTAG
- a CDS encoding DUF2613 family protein: protein MGGFLGGIAAIVVGAGLGAATVVGVVQTQAADNSPTQPTSQVVDYGSN, encoded by the coding sequence GTGGGTGGTTTCCTTGGCGGCATTGCCGCCATCGTTGTTGGTGCGGGCCTTGGCGCTGCCACGGTGGTCGGCGTCGTCCAGACGCAGGCCGCTGACAACAGCCCGACGCAGCCGACGTCGCAGGTCGTCGACTACGGCTCCAACTGA
- a CDS encoding polysaccharide biosynthesis protein, protein MPTPPAEPTRAPAAVSAGGRIAVAMTLQNVGAYAFTLLAARLLIPASFGALTALLGVLLVANVASLAVQTTTARRIAVAPEHADRIAATATAVSVSLGTVVGLALVVLSPVLAPLLQLDSVWPLVLCGATVVPLTLMGALAGITQGQHRWTVLSVLYVANGVGRVVFGTAAMLVSATPTAAIAGVMVGAWLPVLLGLRYLRPGGLGGSRAYVWELLAGSHAMLAYLVLSNLDALLARVALTPHDSGLYAAGLILTKSALFLPQFVSIVAFPRLARARAERARRLAVGTVALVGLAATVATALLPGIALILVGGDQYAEVKPLLWLFTLEGAMLAVVQLLVFDALARRSHGIVPLLWGAAAVAGGIILIAPLHVAGVVITMTVTASVVAATAWWLSSRTPETTAY, encoded by the coding sequence GTGCCGACGCCCCCCGCCGAACCGACGCGCGCACCCGCCGCTGTGAGTGCCGGGGGCCGCATCGCGGTGGCCATGACGCTCCAGAACGTCGGTGCCTACGCCTTCACGCTGCTCGCCGCACGCCTGCTGATCCCGGCGTCTTTCGGCGCGCTGACCGCGCTGCTGGGAGTGCTCCTCGTCGCCAACGTCGCCTCGCTGGCCGTGCAGACGACGACGGCCCGCCGCATCGCTGTCGCGCCCGAGCATGCCGACCGCATCGCCGCGACGGCGACCGCCGTGTCGGTCTCGCTCGGCACGGTGGTCGGTCTCGCCCTCGTCGTGCTCAGCCCCGTGCTCGCGCCGCTCCTCCAGCTCGACTCGGTCTGGCCGCTCGTGCTGTGCGGAGCCACCGTGGTGCCGCTCACGCTGATGGGTGCGCTCGCCGGCATCACTCAGGGCCAGCACCGGTGGACCGTCCTCTCGGTGCTCTACGTCGCCAACGGAGTCGGCCGTGTCGTGTTCGGCACGGCTGCCATGCTCGTGAGCGCCACGCCGACCGCGGCGATCGCCGGTGTGATGGTCGGGGCATGGCTCCCCGTCCTGCTCGGGCTCCGCTACCTGCGCCCCGGTGGTCTCGGCGGCTCGCGGGCGTACGTCTGGGAGCTGCTCGCCGGTTCGCACGCCATGCTCGCCTACCTCGTGCTGAGCAACCTCGACGCTCTGCTGGCGCGCGTCGCGCTCACGCCCCACGACAGCGGCCTCTACGCGGCCGGTCTCATCCTCACGAAGTCAGCGTTGTTCCTCCCCCAGTTCGTCAGCATCGTCGCGTTCCCGCGTCTCGCCCGGGCCCGTGCCGAACGCGCCCGTCGCCTCGCGGTCGGCACGGTGGCGCTCGTCGGCCTGGCCGCCACGGTGGCGACCGCTCTGCTGCCGGGGATCGCGCTGATCCTCGTCGGCGGCGACCAGTACGCCGAGGTGAAGCCGCTGCTCTGGCTGTTCACGCTCGAGGGCGCGATGCTCGCCGTCGTCCAGCTGCTCGTCTTCGACGCGCTCGCCCGGCGTTCGCACGGCATCGTGCCGCTGCTGTGGGGCGCCGCCGCCGTCGCCGGCGGCATCATCCTGATCGCACCGCTGCACGTCGCGGGCGTCGTCATCACGATGACGGTGACCGCGTCGGTGGTCGCCGCGACGGCCTGGTGGCTGTCCAGCCGGACACCGGAGACCACGGCCTACTGA
- a CDS encoding glycosyltransferase family 4 protein, protein MSLRSTSPRHVLICNWRDTRNPEGGGSEKFVEEVALGLVERGYRVTAFCAAHDHAPRNEVRDGIRFVRRGDKMAVYAFAFLGLLLRRFGRVDVVVDVQNGLPFFTRLATRKPVVVLVHHVHREQWPVVYPGLVGRIGWWVESWLAPRLYRRSRYVAVSTATRDELVALGVEADRISIVHNGTEPSPVTHVTRTPHPSVCVVGRLVPHKQVEHAIDAVAELPEFPELTLTVVGDGWWEDELRAYAARLGVADRVDFTGFVDERTKHDIYASSWVMALPSLKEGWGLVVGEAGSHGTPTIAYRSAGGTRESIDDGASGVLVDEHAEFVAAIRSVLTDDEDRRRLGKGAFEKSQMFTWAQTREGFASVLAKPSR, encoded by the coding sequence ATGTCGCTGCGTTCGACTAGCCCGCGCCATGTGCTGATCTGCAACTGGCGCGACACCCGCAATCCTGAGGGGGGCGGCTCCGAGAAGTTCGTCGAGGAGGTCGCGCTCGGTCTCGTCGAACGCGGATACCGGGTGACGGCGTTCTGCGCGGCCCACGACCACGCACCCCGCAACGAGGTGCGTGACGGCATCCGCTTCGTGCGCCGCGGCGACAAGATGGCGGTCTACGCGTTCGCGTTCCTCGGTCTGCTGCTCCGCCGGTTCGGCCGGGTCGACGTGGTGGTCGACGTCCAGAACGGCCTCCCGTTCTTCACTCGGCTCGCGACCCGCAAGCCGGTCGTCGTCCTCGTCCACCACGTGCACCGCGAGCAGTGGCCGGTCGTCTATCCCGGGCTCGTCGGGCGCATCGGGTGGTGGGTCGAGTCCTGGCTCGCCCCACGGCTCTACCGTCGGTCCCGCTACGTCGCTGTGTCGACCGCGACCCGCGACGAGCTCGTCGCGCTGGGCGTGGAGGCCGACCGGATCTCGATCGTCCACAACGGCACCGAGCCGAGTCCGGTCACGCACGTGACACGGACCCCGCACCCCTCGGTGTGCGTCGTCGGCCGCCTGGTCCCCCACAAGCAGGTCGAGCACGCGATCGACGCCGTCGCAGAGCTGCCTGAGTTCCCCGAGCTGACCCTCACCGTCGTCGGCGACGGCTGGTGGGAGGACGAGCTCCGTGCGTACGCCGCACGGCTCGGGGTCGCCGACCGGGTCGACTTCACCGGGTTCGTGGACGAGCGCACCAAGCACGACATCTACGCGAGCAGCTGGGTGATGGCGCTCCCCTCGCTCAAGGAGGGCTGGGGTCTGGTCGTCGGCGAGGCCGGCTCGCACGGCACGCCGACGATCGCCTACCGCTCGGCCGGCGGCACCCGCGAGTCGATCGACGACGGTGCATCTGGCGTGCTGGTCGACGAGCACGCCGAGTTCGTGGCCGCGATCCGTTCCGTGCTCACCGACGACGAGGACCGTCGCCGCCTCGGCAAGGGCGCCTTCGAGAAGTCTCAGATGTTCACCTGGGCACAGACACGAGAGGGCTTCGCCAGTGTCCTGGCGAAGCCCTCTCGGTAA
- a CDS encoding decaprenyl-phosphate phosphoribosyltransferase — translation MRSLTRRSPVTSLVVSMRPRQWLKNLIVATAPLAAGVLTDPPVLFRVLVAIATFILVSAAVYLVNDVCDAEEDRRHPLKSLRPIAAGDVAPSTALLTAALLAAVGIAAGSVLDWQLGVTLAVYAGLQVSYALWLKHLAVIDLAVVASGFVLRAVGGGVAAGVVLSQWFLLVAAFGSLFMVAGKRYSEFKALGSAAGTRRSLELYSESYLRFVWGLAAGVTITAYSLWAFEISPDSGTPWQAISIAPFVLGVLRYSVDVDRGLAGEPEDIVLRDRVLQTIAVAWLVTFALGVWA, via the coding sequence ATGAGATCCCTGACACGCCGGTCCCCGGTCACGAGCCTCGTCGTCTCGATGCGGCCACGCCAGTGGCTGAAGAACCTCATCGTGGCGACCGCTCCCCTCGCCGCCGGTGTCCTGACCGATCCACCGGTCCTCTTCCGGGTTCTCGTGGCGATCGCGACGTTCATCCTGGTCTCAGCTGCGGTCTACCTCGTCAACGACGTCTGCGACGCCGAGGAGGACCGACGGCACCCGCTCAAGTCCTTGCGTCCCATCGCCGCGGGAGATGTCGCACCGTCCACGGCGCTGCTCACAGCAGCGCTCCTCGCGGCGGTCGGGATCGCAGCGGGTTCGGTCCTCGACTGGCAGCTCGGCGTCACGCTCGCCGTCTACGCCGGCCTCCAGGTCTCGTACGCCCTGTGGCTGAAGCACCTGGCCGTCATCGACCTCGCGGTCGTCGCCTCCGGCTTCGTCCTTCGTGCAGTCGGGGGCGGTGTCGCGGCCGGGGTGGTCCTGTCGCAGTGGTTCCTTCTCGTGGCTGCGTTCGGATCTCTGTTCATGGTGGCCGGCAAGCGGTACTCCGAGTTCAAGGCGCTCGGCAGCGCAGCGGGCACGCGCCGCTCGCTCGAGCTGTACTCGGAGTCCTATCTCCGCTTCGTCTGGGGACTCGCCGCCGGCGTCACGATCACGGCCTACAGCCTGTGGGCGTTCGAGATCTCCCCCGATTCCGGCACGCCGTGGCAGGCGATCTCGATCGCGCCGTTCGTGCTCGGAGTCCTGCGCTACTCGGTCGACGTCGACCGCGGGCTCGCCGGTGAGCCGGAGGACATCGTGCTGCGCGACCGGGTGCTCCAGACGATCGCCGTCGCCTGGCTGGTCACGTTCGCGCTCGGCGTGTGGGCCTGA
- the polA gene encoding DNA polymerase I, whose product MDSPSLADTAPADSGRLLLIDGHSVAYRAFFALPVENFSTTTGQHTNAVYGFTSMLINVLRDEKPTHLAVAFDVSRQTFRSAEYAEYKANRSKSPEEFSGQVALVKEVLDALHVTYLELEGFEADDIIGTLATRAEQDGFDVLICTGDRDALQLVTDRTTVLYPRKGVSDLARMTPQAVEEKYGVAPERYPDVAALVGETSDNLPGVPGVGPKTAAKWLAQFDGLEALVRDADKVPGKAGQSFRDHLGDVVRNRRINALVRDLDLPVTTADLAMQPWDRDAVHQVFDGLEFRVLRDRLFETLSTEEPEAEEGFEVDGAVLGEGEVAPWLAAHAPAGVRVGVQVVGSWGRGTGRVDAIAVATADGEAAAWWDVATLAADDEAAVAAWLADPGRPKVLHDAKGPVLALRAQGWSVDGLASDTALAAYLARPDQRSYDLEDLALRYLKRELRVEDHGDQLTLDVADDAVAQDAMLAAAAVVELGSALDAELDQLGGRALLDTVELPLVQVLADMEEIGIAVDGDALERLEDEFATRVRTAADEAYAVIGKEINLGSPKQLQVVLFDELGMPKTKRTKTGYTTDADALQQLYVKTEHPFLLHMLEHRDATRLRVTVEGLRKTVAPDGRIHTTYNQTIAATGRLSSADPNLQNIPIRTAAGRRIREAFVVGEGFETLLTADYSQIEMRIMADLSEDRGIIDAFNSGADFHTITASRVFQVEPESIDVGMRSRIKAMNYGLAYGLSSYGLSQQLGIETREAQGLMDEYFAQFGGVRDYLRGVVDEARRTGFTETIMGRRRYLPDLTSDNRQRREMAERMALNAPIQGSAADIIKVAMLGVRRALRESGLTSRLLLQVHDELVLEVASGERDAVEALVRAEMASAASLAVPLDVSVGIGRSWHEAGH is encoded by the coding sequence GTGGACTCGCCCAGCCTCGCTGACACCGCTCCCGCCGACTCCGGTCGGCTCCTCCTCATCGACGGCCACTCCGTCGCCTACCGCGCCTTCTTCGCGCTGCCCGTCGAGAACTTCTCCACGACGACCGGTCAGCACACGAACGCGGTCTACGGCTTCACCTCGATGCTGATCAACGTCCTGCGGGACGAGAAGCCGACGCACCTCGCGGTGGCGTTCGACGTGTCGCGCCAGACGTTCCGCAGCGCCGAGTACGCCGAGTACAAGGCCAACCGGTCCAAGTCGCCCGAGGAGTTCTCCGGGCAGGTGGCGCTGGTCAAGGAGGTCCTCGACGCGCTCCACGTGACCTACCTGGAGCTGGAGGGCTTCGAGGCCGACGACATCATCGGCACCCTTGCGACCCGCGCCGAGCAGGACGGCTTCGACGTCCTCATCTGCACGGGCGACCGCGACGCGCTCCAGCTCGTGACCGACCGCACCACGGTGCTCTACCCGCGCAAGGGCGTCTCCGACCTCGCACGCATGACGCCGCAGGCGGTCGAGGAGAAGTACGGCGTCGCCCCGGAGAGATACCCCGACGTCGCGGCGCTGGTCGGCGAGACGAGCGACAACCTCCCGGGTGTCCCGGGCGTCGGCCCCAAGACCGCAGCGAAGTGGCTCGCCCAGTTCGACGGGCTCGAGGCGCTCGTCCGCGATGCCGACAAGGTCCCCGGCAAGGCGGGGCAGTCCTTCCGCGACCACCTCGGCGACGTCGTGCGCAACCGCCGCATCAACGCGCTCGTCCGTGACCTCGACCTGCCGGTGACGACGGCCGATCTCGCCATGCAGCCGTGGGACCGCGACGCGGTGCACCAGGTCTTCGACGGGCTGGAGTTCCGGGTCCTGCGCGACCGGCTGTTCGAGACGCTATCGACCGAGGAGCCGGAGGCCGAGGAGGGCTTCGAGGTCGACGGTGCGGTTCTCGGTGAGGGCGAGGTGGCGCCCTGGCTCGCCGCCCACGCTCCGGCCGGGGTGCGCGTCGGCGTGCAGGTCGTGGGGTCGTGGGGGCGGGGCACGGGCCGCGTCGACGCGATCGCCGTGGCCACCGCCGACGGCGAGGCCGCCGCGTGGTGGGACGTCGCGACGCTCGCGGCCGACGACGAGGCCGCTGTCGCCGCCTGGCTCGCCGATCCCGGACGGCCCAAGGTCCTGCACGACGCGAAGGGGCCGGTCCTGGCGCTCCGCGCCCAGGGGTGGTCGGTCGACGGGCTCGCCAGCGACACGGCGCTCGCCGCCTACCTCGCCCGCCCCGACCAGCGCTCGTACGACCTCGAGGACCTCGCGCTGCGCTACCTCAAGCGCGAGCTGCGCGTCGAGGACCACGGCGACCAGCTGACCCTCGACGTCGCCGACGACGCCGTGGCCCAGGACGCCATGCTCGCCGCAGCAGCGGTGGTCGAGCTCGGGTCGGCGCTCGACGCCGAGCTCGACCAGCTCGGCGGCCGCGCCCTCCTCGACACCGTGGAGCTGCCCCTGGTGCAGGTTCTCGCCGACATGGAGGAGATCGGCATCGCCGTCGACGGCGACGCGCTCGAGCGGCTGGAGGACGAGTTCGCGACGCGTGTCCGCACGGCGGCCGACGAGGCGTACGCGGTGATCGGCAAGGAGATCAACCTCGGCTCGCCCAAGCAGCTCCAGGTGGTGCTGTTCGACGAGCTCGGCATGCCCAAGACCAAGCGCACCAAGACCGGCTACACGACGGACGCCGACGCGCTGCAGCAGCTCTACGTCAAGACCGAGCACCCGTTCCTGCTGCACATGCTCGAGCACCGCGACGCCACCCGGCTGCGCGTGACGGTCGAGGGGCTCCGCAAGACGGTCGCCCCGGACGGCCGCATCCACACGACCTACAACCAGACGATCGCCGCGACGGGCCGCCTCAGCTCGGCCGACCCCAACCTCCAGAACATCCCGATCCGCACCGCGGCCGGCCGCCGGATCCGAGAGGCCTTCGTGGTCGGTGAGGGCTTCGAGACGCTGCTCACGGCCGACTACAGCCAGATCGAGATGCGCATCATGGCCGACCTCTCCGAGGACCGGGGCATCATCGACGCCTTCAACTCCGGTGCGGACTTCCACACGATCACGGCGTCGAGGGTCTTCCAGGTCGAGCCGGAGTCGATCGACGTCGGCATGCGGTCCCGGATCAAGGCGATGAACTACGGGCTCGCGTACGGCCTCTCCTCGTACGGCCTGAGCCAGCAGCTCGGCATCGAGACCCGCGAGGCGCAAGGTCTGATGGACGAGTACTTCGCGCAGTTCGGGGGCGTCCGCGACTACCTGCGGGGGGTGGTCGACGAAGCCCGCCGCACCGGGTTCACCGAGACGATCATGGGCCGGCGGCGCTACCTCCCAGACCTCACCAGCGACAACCGGCAGCGTCGCGAGATGGCCGAGCGGATGGCTCTGAACGCGCCGATCCAGGGCTCGGCGGCCGACATCATCAAGGTGGCGATGCTCGGGGTGCGTCGTGCGCTGCGCGAGTCCGGCCTGACGTCACGGCTGCTGCTCCAGGTGCACGACGAGCTCGTCCTCGAGGTCGCATCGGGCGAGCGCGATGCCGTCGAGGCGCTGGTCCGCGCCGAGATGGCATCCGCCGCGTCGCTCGCCGTGCCGCTCGACGTCTCGGTCGGCATCGGTCGTTCCTGGCACGAGGCCGGCCACTAG
- a CDS encoding class I SAM-dependent methyltransferase, producing the protein MTDPSYATPTSRPTLGRSFRLFRAHRVEQTDPDLFYGMLAADSVGQLSQYADLRGSRVLDVGGGPGYFANAFRAAGASYTPLDSDLGELSGLGDPEKGTVIGSGMSLPFRDDAFDVTYSSNVLEHVPEPWTMADEMIRVTRPGGLVFLSYTLWWGPWGGHETAPWHYLGGHRAADRYARTHGKRPKNDFGSSLFAVTAGAGLRWASSQTGADVLETMPRYHPRWAWWTLRVPVLREVTTWNLAIVLRKR; encoded by the coding sequence GTGACCGATCCGTCCTACGCCACGCCTACCTCACGTCCGACGCTCGGTCGTTCCTTCCGGCTCTTCCGGGCGCACCGCGTGGAGCAGACGGATCCGGACCTCTTCTACGGCATGCTCGCCGCCGACTCGGTCGGTCAGCTGTCGCAGTACGCGGACCTGCGGGGCTCCCGGGTGCTCGACGTCGGTGGAGGTCCCGGCTACTTCGCCAACGCCTTCCGCGCGGCGGGCGCCTCGTACACGCCGCTCGACTCCGACCTCGGTGAGCTGTCCGGCCTGGGCGATCCCGAGAAGGGCACCGTGATCGGCAGCGGCATGTCACTGCCGTTCCGCGACGACGCCTTCGATGTCACCTACTCGTCCAACGTCCTCGAGCACGTGCCCGAGCCGTGGACGATGGCGGACGAGATGATCCGGGTCACCCGTCCGGGCGGCCTGGTGTTCCTGTCGTACACGTTGTGGTGGGGGCCGTGGGGTGGCCACGAGACCGCCCCGTGGCACTACCTCGGCGGACACCGCGCTGCCGATCGCTACGCCCGCACTCACGGCAAGCGTCCCAAGAACGACTTCGGCAGCTCGCTCTTCGCGGTCACGGCCGGTGCCGGCCTGCGGTGGGCGAGCTCGCAGACCGGAGCGGACGTGCTCGAGACGATGCCCCGCTACCACCCACGCTGGGCGTGGTGGACGCTGCGCGTGCCGGTGCTGCGGGAGGTGACGACGTGGAACCTCGCGATCGTCCTTCGCAAACGCTGA